The Persephonella atlantica genome includes a window with the following:
- the tgt gene encoding tRNA guanosine(34) transglycosylase Tgt, whose amino-acid sequence MLRFKLLKKDGNARLGKIYTSHGEIETPVFMPVGTQGTVKAVTKDQLLSTKPQIILGNTYHLYLRPGIEVIEYFGGLHRFINWELPILTDSGGFQVFSLAKDKNVSGKHKAQVILSDEGVKFKSHLDGSWHFFTPEFVVHIQEIFGSDIMMPLDVCPPYPVSHTTASDAVKKTIDWLKRSKKAKKNESQALFGIIQGSVYPDLRKESADMTIQLDMDGYAIGGLSVGEPAELMYEMTEVVIPFIPEDKPRYLMGVGTPENIIESVYRGVDMFDCVMPTRNARNGTLFTTYGRINIKAAKHKFSEEPVDSECDCYTCRNFSRGYLRHLFNAEEITGMTLATIHNLRFYSRLMENIRNAIKEGRFNKFREEFYERYNSLKI is encoded by the coding sequence CTGCTAAGATTTAAGCTTTTAAAGAAAGATGGTAATGCAAGATTAGGTAAGATTTATACATCCCATGGGGAGATAGAAACTCCTGTTTTTATGCCTGTAGGAACCCAGGGGACAGTAAAGGCTGTAACGAAAGACCAGCTCCTTTCAACAAAACCGCAGATTATTTTAGGCAATACTTATCATCTTTATCTCAGACCTGGAATTGAAGTAATAGAGTATTTTGGAGGCCTTCACAGGTTTATTAACTGGGAGCTTCCCATATTGACTGATAGTGGCGGTTTTCAGGTGTTCTCCCTTGCAAAAGATAAAAATGTGTCAGGTAAACATAAGGCTCAGGTTATTCTTTCAGATGAAGGGGTGAAGTTTAAGTCTCATCTTGACGGCTCGTGGCACTTTTTTACCCCAGAGTTTGTTGTTCACATTCAGGAGATATTTGGCAGTGACATAATGATGCCTCTTGATGTCTGTCCGCCGTATCCTGTCAGCCACACAACGGCATCAGATGCAGTGAAGAAGACTATTGACTGGCTTAAAAGGTCTAAAAAAGCTAAAAAAAATGAAAGTCAGGCTCTATTTGGTATTATTCAGGGCTCTGTATATCCAGACCTGAGAAAAGAAAGCGCAGATATGACTATTCAGCTTGATATGGACGGTTATGCCATTGGTGGGCTTTCTGTTGGAGAACCTGCAGAGCTTATGTATGAGATGACAGAGGTTGTTATTCCTTTTATTCCAGAGGATAAACCCCGTTATCTTATGGGTGTGGGAACTCCTGAAAACATTATAGAAAGCGTTTATAGAGGCGTTGATATGTTTGACTGTGTGATGCCAACAAGGAATGCACGAAACGGCACACTTTTTACAACATACGGCAGGATAAACATAAAGGCAGCAAAGCATAAATTCTCTGAAGAGCCAGTTGATTCTGAGTGTGACTGTTATACCTGCAGAAACTTTTCTCGGGGATATCTGAGACATCTGTTTAATGCGGAAGAGATAACGGGAATGACCCTTGCAACAATACACAACCTCAGATTTTACAGTCGTTTAATGGAGAATATCAGAAATGCTATAAAAGAAGGAAGGTTTAATAAGTTCAGGGAAGAGTTTTATGAAAGATACAACAGCTTGAAAATTTAG
- a CDS encoding bacteriohemerythrin, with the protein MVLIEWSKDLELGIPEIDRQHRKLVEMLNEFYTELEKGEKAEAVKHFLENLEEYLKYHLDYEERFMEEIGFPETESHKKVHQMFKKLYTEEKERFLKGDVKALRELVAFTFSWLFSHIMKTDRKYADYINNTKS; encoded by the coding sequence ATGGTTTTAATTGAGTGGAGTAAGGACTTGGAGCTGGGAATTCCAGAAATAGACAGACAGCACAGGAAACTTGTCGAAATGCTTAATGAATTTTATACAGAGTTAGAAAAAGGAGAAAAAGCAGAAGCTGTCAAACATTTTCTTGAAAACCTGGAAGAATACCTAAAGTACCATTTAGATTATGAAGAGAGATTTATGGAAGAGATAGGTTTTCCTGAAACAGAGAGCCACAAAAAGGTCCATCAGATGTTCAAAAAACTGTATACAGAGGAAAAGGAACGGTTCCTCAAAGGCGATGTAAAAGCTCTAAGGGAGCTTGTTGCATTCACATTTTCATGGCTTTTTTCCCACATTATGAAAACAGACAGGAAGTATGCAGACTATATAAACAACACAAAAAGCTGA
- the hisS gene encoding histidine--tRNA ligase, protein MSEIKKVRGFQDIYGENAKKYRYVVDTARDIFQLYNFSEIILPYVEDVSLFIRSVGEETDIVQKEMYVFEDRGGRKVALRPEGTASAVRAFIEERLYAKGGYHKLFYEGAMFRYERPQAGRYRQFHQIGAEIFGVDSPVSDAELIKMVRDILDALGIKARLEINTLGDFESRKEYVRVLKEYLKKVENSLCEDCRKRIDRNPLRVLDCKVETCREVIREAPVLIDFLSDKSLERFEKLKEYLNGLGVEYIFNPRLVRGLDYYTDTVFEFITDKIGAQGTVAAGGRYDTLVKQLGGPDTPALGFAAGIERLMLLVENLPIERKPVVVIPVVSEFNIDALKVAEKLREKGIKTEFVLKEGSLKSRMKLANKTGAEFVVFVSEKPELKDMETGEQEQFDNVENLIDVLVEKVV, encoded by the coding sequence TTGTCAGAAATCAAAAAGGTGAGAGGTTTTCAGGATATATATGGAGAAAACGCAAAAAAATACAGGTATGTTGTTGATACAGCAAGAGATATTTTTCAGTTGTATAACTTTTCTGAGATAATCCTTCCCTATGTGGAAGATGTTTCCCTTTTTATTCGCTCTGTAGGTGAAGAGACAGATATTGTACAGAAAGAGATGTACGTGTTTGAGGACAGGGGAGGAAGGAAGGTTGCCCTTAGACCTGAGGGAACAGCATCTGCTGTAAGGGCGTTCATAGAAGAGAGGCTGTATGCAAAAGGGGGATACCACAAGCTATTTTACGAAGGTGCAATGTTCAGGTACGAAAGACCTCAGGCTGGTAGATACAGGCAGTTTCATCAGATTGGGGCAGAGATTTTTGGTGTTGATTCTCCTGTATCAGATGCAGAGCTGATAAAGATGGTAAGGGACATTCTTGATGCTTTAGGTATAAAAGCGAGGTTGGAGATCAACACCTTAGGAGATTTTGAAAGCAGAAAAGAGTATGTAAGGGTTTTGAAGGAGTATCTGAAGAAAGTGGAAAACAGTCTGTGTGAAGACTGCAGGAAAAGAATAGATAGAAATCCGTTAAGGGTTCTGGACTGTAAAGTTGAAACATGTAGAGAGGTTATTAGAGAAGCCCCTGTCTTGATAGACTTTTTGTCAGATAAAAGTCTTGAGAGATTTGAAAAGTTGAAGGAGTATCTTAACGGTCTTGGTGTTGAGTATATTTTCAATCCAAGACTTGTGAGGGGACTTGATTACTACACAGACACTGTTTTTGAGTTTATAACTGACAAAATTGGAGCTCAGGGAACGGTTGCTGCTGGAGGTAGATACGATACACTGGTTAAACAGCTTGGAGGTCCTGATACTCCTGCACTGGGTTTTGCAGCAGGGATAGAAAGACTGATGCTTCTTGTTGAAAATCTGCCGATAGAGAGAAAACCTGTTGTTGTTATACCGGTTGTTTCAGAGTTTAACATAGATGCTTTAAAGGTGGCTGAAAAGCTGAGAGAAAAGGGGATAAAAACAGAGTTTGTACTCAAAGAGGGCAGTCTGAAATCCCGTATGAAACTGGCAAATAAAACAGGTGCTGAATTTGTCGTTTTTGTGTCAGAAAAGCCAGAACTGAAGGATATGGAAACCGGTGAGCAGGAACAGTTTGATAATGTTGAAAATCTGATAGATGTTCTGGTCGAAAAGGTTGTATAA
- a CDS encoding archaemetzincin family Zn-dependent metalloprotease, with amino-acid sequence MNLRKIIIQPYSPEESINRLFLTEKLREIFFLEIKWNNPVPVPKESYDRGRGQFLGSYFLRDLLRFKEDRSIVLGIVSHDLYEPDLNFIFGIASYYTKTAVISTYRLHNRFYGFQENFDVFMDRVVKESVHEIGHTLGLGHCDNPQCVMYFSNSIVDTDRKSYYFCSRCYTKVKKAIGL; translated from the coding sequence TTGAATTTAAGGAAAATTATTATACAGCCGTATAGCCCTGAGGAAAGCATAAACAGATTGTTTCTTACAGAAAAATTAAGGGAAATTTTTTTCCTTGAGATAAAGTGGAATAATCCAGTTCCTGTGCCAAAAGAAAGTTACGACAGAGGAAGGGGGCAGTTCCTGGGTAGTTATTTTTTGAGGGATCTGCTCAGATTTAAAGAGGACAGGAGTATTGTTTTAGGTATTGTTTCCCATGATCTTTATGAACCTGATCTGAACTTTATATTTGGGATAGCTTCTTACTACACAAAAACGGCTGTGATATCTACATACAGACTGCACAACAGATTTTACGGTTTTCAGGAAAACTTTGATGTTTTTATGGATAGGGTCGTTAAGGAGTCTGTTCACGAGATTGGACATACCCTTGGTCTTGGACATTGTGATAACCCCCAGTGTGTCATGTATTTTTCAAACTCCATAGTTGATACAGACAGAAAAAGTTATTATTTTTGCTCAAGATGTTATACAAAAGTTAAAAAAGCAATTGGTTTATAA